A stretch of the Papaver somniferum cultivar HN1 chromosome 6, ASM357369v1, whole genome shotgun sequence genome encodes the following:
- the LOC113290630 gene encoding cysteine-rich receptor-like protein kinase 10, with protein MNYTANSTYQTNLNLLLSSLATTFADTNTIPPYGYRNITVGSNPNTVYGSLHCRENIAPAICAVCVQIATERVMQDSGCPNKKTAILFYNGCILRYSDENYFSILNEEPSVVLVFVDNSIANQVGYIDLVTGLLDGLAIEAVTNTSISPSLYATGSATYNTSNKVYAMVQCTPDLALTLCSKCLRSALGKLPSGAQGARVLFPSCTLRFEYNPFYGNYMYTTRAPPPILQASPPPTLQPPSNTTYSKGKDSSKIVVMIAIPLVAVPDTNPDIQNAESLLFDFFNDINAATDNFSEDNKLGEGGFGPVYKGILSNGEEVAVKRLSKNSSQGDQEFKNEEKLLVYELMKASLDHFIFDTMKRMHLDWEKRYKIIGGIAKGLVCLHEDSRLRIIHRDLKASNILLAEDMIPKISDFGMARLFKVDQSQANTSSVAGTIIVDRPTMSTVIIMLSSNSMTFPLPTQPANFVPGQAVEKETWKDNEASVSELDPR; from the exons ATGAATTACACAGCCAACAGTACATATCAAACCAATCTCAATCTCTTACTCTCATCTCTCGCAACTACATTCGCAGACACCAACACAATTCCTCCATATGGTTACCGTAACATTACAGTCGGAAGTAATCCAAATACTGTTTATGGATCCTTACACTGCCGTGAGAATATTGCACCGGCTATATGTGCAGTATGTGTTCAGATTGCAACTGAAAGGGTTATGCAAGATTCCgggtgtccaaataaaaaaacAGCCATTCTTTTCTACAATGGATGTATTTTAAGGTATTCGGATGAGAATTACTTTTCGATCTTGAATGAAGAACCGTCCGTTGTTTTAGTGTTTGTGGATAATAGCATCGCAAACCAAGTTGGGTACATAGACTTAGTAACTGGATTACTGGATGGTTTAGCGATTGAAGCTGTTACTAATACTTCTATTAGTCCTTCTTTATACGCTACTGGTTCAGCAACTTACAATACATCTAACAAAGTTTATGCAATGGTTCAGTGTACACCAGATTTGGCACTAACTCTCTGTAGTAAATGTCTTAGATCAGCTCTTGGGAAATTACCTTCTGGTGCCCAAGGGGCAAGAGTTCTTTTTCCAAGCTGTACTCTCAGATTTGAGTATAATCCTTTTTACGGGAATTATATGTATACAACTCGAGCACCACCTCCGATTCTTCAAGCATCACCTCCTCCAACTCTCCAACCGCCATCAAATACAACTTATT CAAAGGGAAAGGATTCATCAAAGATTGTTGTTATGATCGCCATTCCATTG GTGGCAGTTCCAGATACAAATCCAGATATTCAAAATGCAGAATCCTTATTATTTGACTTTTTCAATGATATAAACGCTGCAACAGATAACTTTTCTGAGGATAATAAGTTGGGAGAAGGTGGATTTGGCCCTGTTTATAAG GGTATACTATCCAATGGAGAAGAAGTAGCTGTCAAAAGACTTTCTAAAAACTCAAGCCAAGGTGATCAAGAGTTTAAGAACGAA GAGAAACTACTCGTGTACGAGTTGATGAAGGCCAGTCTAGATCATTTCATATTCG ATACTATGAAGCGAATGCATTTAGATTGGGAGAAACGATACAAGATTATTGGAGGAATTGCTAAAGGTCTTGTTTGTCTTCATGAGGATTCTCGGCTCAGGATAATTCATCGAGATCTCAAAGCTAGCAATATATTATTAGCCGAAGATATGATTCCAaaaatttcagattttggaatggcTAGGCTGTTTAAGGTAGATCAAAGTCAAGCTAATACAAGCAGTGTTGCAGGAACAAT TATTGTTGATAGACCTACCATGTCCACGGTCATCATAATGCTTAGCAGCAACTCCATGACTTTCCCATTACCTACACAACCTGCAAATTTCGTGCCCGGCCAAGCAGTGGAAAAAGAGACATGGAAAGACAATGAGGCATCCGTTTCTGAATTGGATCCTCGTTAA